DNA sequence from the Prolixibacter sp. SD074 genome:
CCTACCGAAAATGGTTCCTTCCGTGATATACAGGTGATTCGGGGAGGCAAAGTAGTAAACACCATCGACGTTTACGATTTTCTGGTCAACGGCAACCCCAAAGCCAATGTGCAGTTGCGCGATCAGGATATTTTATTGGTGCCGACCTACGAAAACCGCGTCGAAGTGGGGGGCGCGTTCAAACGCAACGGCCTCTTCGAAGTGAAAAAAGGGGAAACACTGGCCAACCTGATTAAATATGCCGGTGGTTTTGCCGAAAACGCTTATACACAAAATCTTTCGGTTACCCGGAATACCAAACGGGAAAAGAGCATCCAGGATGTCGACCATGCACAGTTCGGCCAATTTGCCATGCAAAACGGCGATATGGTAAAAGCAGACACCTTGCTCGACCGCTACACCAACCGGGTTACCATCAACGGAGCGGTTTTCCGCCCCGGCTCCTATGAGTGGAAAGAGGGCATGAAACTCTCCGGCCTGCTGAAAAAAGCCGATGGTCCCCGCGAAGAAGCTTTCCGTAACCGCGCCATCCTCTCCCGCCGCAAAGCCAACTGGGAATGGGAAAATCAGGCCTTCAACCTCGGCGATGTCGAGAAAGGTGCGTTCGACATGGACCTTCGGCCCAACGATGTAATCACCATTCGCTCCATCTTCGAGATGCGCGAAAACCAAATGGTGGACATTACGGGTGAAGTGCTCAATCCCGGCAAATTTCCTTACAACGACAAAATGACGCTGGAAGATCTGATCTTCCGGGCCGGTGGCTTCAAGGAAAATGCCGATGTGGCCTTCATCGAAGTGGCGCGCCGCCTCAGCCATTCCGAAGCATCAGAAACCACCAACCAGCTGTCGCACATTTTCACCTTCCAGGTACCCCGGAACCTGAAGCTGAATCCGAAAGATGCCGGCTTCCTCCTGCAGCCTTTCGACCAGGTATATGTTCGCAGGGCTCCTGGTTACCGCGACCAGGGAAGTGTATCGGTTACCGGCGAAGTGGTCTATGCCGGTAGTTACAGCATTGCCCACAAGAACGAGCGCATTTCCGATATCATCAACCGGTCCGGCGGATTTACACAGGATGCATACCTCAAAGGCGCTACCCTGATCCGCAGTACCGGTTTAACCCAGGAAGAAATCGATGCCCGCAAAGCCTTAATGGAAAAAGATACCACGCTGAAGCTGGACATCACGCCCAAACAACTGGTCGGAATTGATCTGCAAAAAATCATGGCCAACCCCGGCAGTGATATCGACCTGATGCTGATACCCGGCGATGAGATCCACATCCCGAAAGAGATGCAAACCATCAAGGTATCCGGCGGTGTAATGAACCCGGTAGCACAAACCTACGAACAGCGGAAATCACTGAGAAGTTACATCAACAAGGCCGGAGGTTTTGTCCCGCGTGCACGGCGCGGCAAGGTGTATGTCATCTACCCCAACGGTACAACGGCCACCACCCATTCGTTCCTCTTCTTCGCCCGGAACTACCCAAAGGTGACGCCCGGCAGCGAGATCATCGTCCCGGCCCGCCCGGACAAAGAAGGCATGTCCGCCGGTCAGTGGATTAGCATCTCCAGCGCCCTCAGCGCCCTGTCGTTGACCATCGTCACACTGGTACAGAGACTGTAAAAATCAGGTATTTGGATTTAAGGTGTAAGGTCTAACAGTTTTTAAGGCAAAAAGCAAAAGGAAGAAGTGAAAAGTAAAGAAAACGAACTGTCTGACAGACTATTCAACTTTGCGGTAAAAGCCATAAAGTTTCTTCGGAAATTGCCCGAATCGACAGAATTCAAGGTTATTCGATACCAACTGTCAAAATCATCCACCTCATCAGGTGCCAATTATGAAGAGGCTCAAGCTGCTTCATCGACTGCTGACTTTATATATAAAGTTGAAATTGCCTATCGGGAAATGCGCGAAAGCAATTATTGGTTAAGAATCATTCAGGCAACAACCAACCGTCGCGACGAGGAATTTGCCAATGAGCTAAAGACTTTGTTAAATGAATCAACGGAATTAAAATTGATTTTAGCGAGTATCATCATAAAAGCAAAAAGCAACCGCAAGAGCTAACTTCTTACTTTTTCCTTTTGACTTTTGACTTCTGCTTTTTGACTTTTGCCTTTTGCCTTTTGACTTCTGCCTTTTGCCTTTTGCCTTTTGACTTCTGCTTTTTGACTTTTGCCTTTTGCCTTTTGCCTTTTGACTTCTGCTTTTTGACTTTTGACTTTTCCCTTTTGACTTTTGACTTCTGCTTTTTGACTTTTGACTTTTCCCTTTTGACTTAAATAAATTATTGCAATGACAACAGAATCACAACATACTCCATCTCCCGAAGTCGCTGACGACGAAATCGACCTCATCCAGTTAGCGAAAACCTTCTGGGAAGGACGGAAAACCATCATCAAAACGGTAGCCATCTTTGCCGTACTGGGTTTACTGGTGGCCCTCTTCAGCGCTAAGCAGTACACCGCTGCCACCACCATGGTGCCGCAGGGCGCCGACGGCCAGTCTAAACTGGGAAGCCTTTCGGGCCTGGCCGCCATGGCGAGCTTCAACCTCAATCTAGGCGGAGCTTCCGACATCACCCCGGCGGTGTATCCGCAAATCATCTCCAGCGTGCCCTTTCAACTGGAGTTGATGAATACGAAGCTTACCTTCAAAGGCATCGGCCATCCGGTATCGCTTTTCGATTATTACACCGAATACAGCAAACCAACGGTATTCGGTTACATAAAAAAATTTACCATCGGGTTGCCGGGCGTCATCCTGAAAGCCATCAGGGGAAAACCGGAAGAAGGAGCTTCGACCGGCTACAAAGGCCCCATCCGGTTGTCCGAAGATCAGAAAGAAGTACAAAAGAAACTGGCCGATTTGGTCTCCATCGACTACAACGACAAGGACGGCTATGTCACCCTCACCTGTAACATGCCGGAAGCACTGCCCGCCGCACAATTGGCACAGCACACGCAGAAAATGCTGCAGCAATACATCACCGATTTCAAGGTAAAAAAAGCCAAAGCCAGCCTCGAATTTGTACAGCAACGCTACGACGAAACAAAAAAGCAATTTGAAAAGGCGCAGAACGGACTGGCCCGCTTCCGCGACCGGAATAAAAACGTGTCTACCGCCATGGCGCAAACCGAGCTCGATCGCCTCAGCAGCAATTACAACCTCATTTACGGGGTCTATACGGAGTTGGCCAAACAGCTCGAACAAGCCAAAATCCAGGTAAAAGAAGATACGCCGGTCTTCACCATCATCGAACCGGTATCCGTCCCACTGGAAAAATCGAAACCCAAACGGGCGATGATCCTCATCATCTGGATCTTCCTCGGTGGCATCATCGGCACCGGGATGGTCTTTGGAAGAGAATACCTGCAACAGTTCCGCGAACGTTGGAACGCTGAGGAGAAGGTGGATGGTTTATCAACTGAAAGCTAAGAACGAACTAATTACGCTAATTATAGCTAATTCCGCGAATTGATGTCAGAGCTTTTACTCAAAGACGAAGTATTCTCGATCATTGGAGCCTGCATGAAAGTTCACAGAACATTAGGCCCGGAATTCCTCGAAAGTGTTTATGCCGAAGCATTAGAGAAAGAATTAACGACCAGTAACATTCCATATCGTCGTGAAACCAAACTGGAGGTAACAATACGAAGGAAAGCCGATGAATAAATTCTTCAAGGCCGACTTTCTTTGCTTCGACAAAATCATCCTGGAAATCAAGAGTAAAACGTTTTTACTAAAAATTGACGAACAGCAGACCATCAACTACATAAAAGCGGCCGATCTTCCTGTCGGACTTCTGGTCAATTTCGGTGAAAAAAGCCTCCGGTGGAAACGGTTTGCCAATTCAAAAGCAATCAGCTGAACAAAGTTCAATTAGCGTAATTCGCCATAATTCGTGAAATCCAACTGCCTTTAGAAGAAAGACAATAACAACACCCACCAAATAACATTAAAAACCAAATAACCAATCATAGGATCAATCGTGCTGGAATCCCTCATTACATCTCAAACAAGAATTAAACTGTTGCTGAAGTTCTTCCTCAACAGCAGTACCTCTTCCTACCTGCGTGGACTGGCCGATGAGTTCAACGAGTCGTCCAATGCCATCCGGGTGGAGTTGAACCGTTTTGAACAGGCCGGCCTGCTCACATCAAGCTTCGACGGCAACAAGAAAATGTTCACGGCGAACACGGCTCATCCACTGTTCCGTGATATCCACAACATCCTCATGAAACACGTGGGGATCGACCGGGTGATCAACGATTTGATAAGTAAGCTGGGGCATCTGTCCCGCGCCTGGCTCACCGGCGAGATGGCCGCCGGCCGCGACAGCCACATCATCGACATCATCCTGATAGGCAAAAACATCGACCGCAACTACCTCGGACGCCTCACCGCCAGCGCCGAAAAAGTAACTGATCGCAAAATACGTACCCTCTGCATCACGCCGGAAGAAGAACCGGAATACCTGAAAAGCGAAAAAAACGCCCTGCTCCTCTGGGAAGCAGATGAAGAGAGAAGCGGAGAGTAGAAGAAGTTGAGAATGGGAGCGAAAAATGTTGAATGTTGAATGTTGAATTGCGCTTCGAGGTTATGGGAAAGCTAGGGGCGATATGCTTATCGCCCCGGGTAGAACGCCCCACAGGGAAAAGAGGCGCACATTTCAACCACATTTGAAACGGAAATTTCCCTGTGCCGCACACGCAAACGTTATATGAAGGCTGCTGCTATTACCCCTCTCCCAGCCTCTCCCCTAATTCGTGAAATTCAATTAATTAATCAATATACAACCCGCAACAACAACGAAAATATGATCCCGAACAACATTAGAAATATCGCCTGCATAGGCGCCGGATACGTGGGAGGGCCCACCATGGCCGTCATCGCGCAGAAGTGCCCCCACATCAAAGTCACCGTAGTAGATATTAACGAACAACGTATCGCCGACTGGAACGGCGCCGACCTCTCGAAGCTGCCGGTGTACGAACCCGGCCTCGACAAGGTGGTAGCCGAAGCCCGCGACCGCAACCTCTTTTTCTCCACCGATGTGGAAGGGGCCATCCGGGAAGCGCAGATGATCTTCATCTCCGTCAACACCCCCACCAAAACCTACGGCGTGGGCAAAGGCATGGCCGCCGACCTGAAATACGTGGAGCTCTGTGCCCGGCAAATTGCCGAAGTTGCCACCGAGGACAAAATCGTTGTCGAAAAATCTACCCTGCCCGTCCGCACCGCCCAGGCTATCCGCACCATATTGGATGCGTCGCCGGATCGCCCTCTCGCCCATTCACCGAAATTTTCGGTATTATCCAATCCTGAATTCCTCGCCGAAGGCACTGCCGTGAAGGATTTGCACAATCCCGACCGCGTGCTCATCGGAGGTGAAGAAGACGAGGACGGACAACGCGCCATGGAAGCCCTGGCAGCGGTGTATGCCAACTGGGTGCCCCGCGAACGCATCCTCACCACCCGCATCTGGTCGTCCGAACTATCAAAACTCACGGCCAATGCCTTCCTGGCACAGCGCATCTCCTCCATCAACGCCCTGTCCGCCCTATGCGAAAAAACAGGCGCCGACGTGGACGAGGTAGCCCGCGCCATCGGGACAGATTCCCGTATTGGTCCGAAGTTCCTGAAAGCCTCGGTAGGATATGGCGGAAGTTGCTTCCAAAAGGACATCCTCAACCTGGTGTACCTCTGCCGCCACTTTAATCTGCCCGAAGTGGCCGACTACTGGGAGCAGGTAGTAAAGCTCAACGATTACCAGAAACACCGCTTTGCCAAGCAAATCATCGATACCCTCTTCAATACCGTTTCCGGGAAAAAAATCGCCTTCCTGGGCTGGGCGTTCAAAAAGGATACCAACGATACCCGCGAGTCCGCCGCCATCTACGTGGCCGACGAACTCCTCCAGGATCGGGCCGAAATCCACATATACGACCCCAAAGTGCCGACCGAACGCATTTACGCCGACCTGGAATACTTACAGCAGCATCGTCGCCCGCAAGCTGTCATTGCGAGCGGAGCGAAGCAATCTGACCCGCCGGAAACACTCAGTTCAGAAGAGGTTCGGCGACTCGTCCACGTGCACAAAACACCCTACGCTGCTATGGAACAGGCTCACGCGATCGCTGTATTAACTGAATGGGACGAATTCCGCACCTACAACTGGCAAAAAGTCTATGACAACATGTACAAACCGGCTTTCGTGTTTGATGGAAGGAATATCCTGGACCGGGAATTATTGGAAAGTATCGGGTTTAAACTACATGCCATAGGGAAATAAAGAACTGGAACGCATTGGTTCCCGTGCCTTATAGCCCGCAAGCTGTCATTGCCAGCGGAGCGAAGCAATCTGGCCCACTGGCAACCCCACGTTGGTGCGGATTTGTAATCCGTGCCATAGCCGCAGGGCTAAAAAGTAAAGCAATGAGCCGAAAATACAAATTCAGCAATGGCTCAGATTGCAAATCTGCGCCAACAAAGGGACAACTAAAAACAACAAACGTTACGTTAATCATTCAACCCAATAGATCACACGCTGATACGATAATGCGACGGTCATTAATAGCCCCACTCCTCAGGAGCCACGCTGGCAACAAACAACAACGTCAAACACCATGCAAGTGCGGCAGCGAAGACGATCACTATCCGGCAATCAATCGTGCGGTAGCAGAGGCTATTTTAAAATTAAGTGAGTAAAAACTACCTTTGTCCTGAGTAATGCAATTTTTAAAAAGAAGAAAATGAAGACGTTAAAATATATCGTTTACAAAGAAGACAGATATTACGTTTCACAATGTTTGAATGTCGATGTTTCAAGTTTTGGGAATACCATTCAGGAAGCCATCGACAACTTGAATGAAGCGCTTACACTTTATTTTGAGGAACCAGGTTCAGATACTGATTTACCTATTATTAACGAAACCCTTTTAGGAGAAACCTCGGTTAATGTCTAAGCTGTCTTCATCTAAACAAATAATTAAGGCTCTCAAAAAGAATGGTTTTGTTTTTGTTTCCCAAAGAGGTAGCCATGTAAAATTTAAAAAGGGGAATAAAATTGTAATTGTTCCCTCCCCAAAGAAAGAAATTCCGATGGGTACGTTCCGTTCAATAATCAGGCAATCAGGACTTAATCAGGATGATTTTAAATAATATTTTCTTGATTCTTTCGGTCGCTGAGAATCCCGTACCCCTGAGCAACAACGACAACCATTCACCCAATGCGGGTGCGTCCAGTCCACTGTGATAGCCCCACTCCTCAGGAGCCACGCCGGCAACAAACAAATACGTCAATCACCATGCACCAAACCCATAAAAACAGCCACCGGCCAAAAGTCCTCCCCCGTTTGGGGGAGTTAGAGGGGGCTTTCCGGTAGCAGAACAATATTACAGCCGGTACATCAGTTTACCCATGTACCCAACACTAACCAATGAAGAACAAAAATTTGTGATAAATTGCATCAACAACTTTTATGACAACTAATGACGCGCTTTAACGCAATTGATAACAAATGACAGTCGTAGGCTCAATGACTATTAAATGACGCGAAGCAAATGACATCTGAAAAAATTTACGGTTAAAATTTCTAAAACTTCCTCAATCGTTATTGTTTACATCTGTTAAAAGGCTTAATTTCGAATGAATAAACCGGTTGAATAAAATGAGCAAATTACCAAAAGCACCTCTGGTAGAAGTGGTTACTGAGTTAAGATGGGAAATAACCAGCAAAGAAGAATTAGCCGGTGTGCAATACCTTTACGGCGACTTGTATAACGAGTTGAAACAAAAATACCCCTTTCGCGAAAGTATTCTTCCGGTTGAGGTGCCAATAGAAATGACAATAAATAGACCTGTTCACCGTTTCAGGGCCGAAAAGGGAGGAGGATATCCCCTTTTGCAAGTCGGACCTGGAATTATTACGCTGAACACCATTGATGATAAATATTACTGGGAAACTTTTTTTGAAGATGCCAAAGAATTAATTCAGACTTTTTTTAATGTTCATCCGGTAAAAAATAAAATTACACCGGCCCTCTTATATATCGATTTTTTCCCGTTTGATTTTCATGAAAATAACGTGCACGAGTTCATAAACCGGAAATTCAATATTACTTTCGGCCAGTCGTTTCTCAAAACCAAAAAATTGCCTGCTGATTTCAACATGGGGTTTGCTTACAACATGGATGTGGGTGACTTGCGCGTGAACTTTCAGAAAGGTAAAAACAACGGCACCGAAGGAATTTTATTACAAACCCGAATAAACGGCAACCCGGATAAGCCTAATATCGAAATTATTAACAACTGGCTAAAAGAAGCACACTCGCTCTCAAGTAATCTTTTTAAACAGTTAACTGAAGGCGAGTTGTACGAATCATTTAAATAAAAAACGATGGAAACACTTTTTATTGAAGAAAAAAATACGGCAAGCCAAATACAAACCCAATGGCCTGAGCAAGAAGTTCAGATTTCTTCGGTTTTTTATCACACACCATTAAAATATTTAATGTGGGACTTGGATGTTTTGCAAGATTCACCTTTTATTAAAAAAGAAGTGATTGGTACAACTATTTATACAAACAACCCCATTGCACTACCCGAAACCGAAGACGATGATTCTGAAATCGGATACTTCAACGACGATTACGACATTGTTGCAAAAGTTCCTTTTAAGGAAACTTTTAAGGTAAAAGTAAAAATCAAAAGTATTTCCAGGCTTCAGCCTAAAGTTTTTATCGATACTGATGAATTAGATCAACTATTTTAATATGGATTATCCCTGGTACTCATTAGTAGAACAAGAAAATGATATACAACAAGGCGATTTTATAATCAACTGCCCGGTAATTATTCCACCTGCTGCTTTAAGTATAGATGACATCCCAGATGTTGATGTAAAAAAAATGGATGCTGTTATTTTAACCCAATCATGCGATTTGGTGAGTAAAAACATCGACAATATATTGGTTTGCCGTTATTTTAGTTTAACCGATTTTTTTAACGAAATACAGAAAAATGAAACTTTAAATGCCAAAAGAAGAAAAAGCCTTGTAGCCAATTTGAAAAAAGGGCATCTGGTTTCTTATCATTTATTAAACAAGCAAGAAGGAATTTTCGAGGATTACCTAATAGTTGATTTTAAAAATGTTTATGGGATACATCGGACAACTTTAGAAGAAATTATAAAAAACATGGATAAAAGAATACGCCTGCTGCCGCCATACCGCGAACACCTCTCCCAGGCATTTGCCCGCTACTTTATGCGTGTAGGCCTCCCGCAAGACATCGCCATAGAAGGCTACTAAGCAAATGACTATTAAATGACGACTAAAATCATGGCGTTAAACAACCTAAATTCGAAGAAGTCTTTAATGGCTTTCGCGTTGTTCTATTCAAAGAAAAAGCAGATGTCACAAAAGATGCCGCTGACATCTCCGACAAGGTCGGTGAAAAGGTCGGTGAAAAATTGACAGAAAATCAGAAAATAATAGTAAAATGGATGAAAACGGATCCTTACATTTCAGCAACTTCATTAGCAGAAAAATTAGGAATTTCAAGGCGAAAAACCGAAACGAATATAGGCAAGCTTAGAGAATTGGGCCTAATCCAACGCGTTGGCCCCCCTAAAGGCGGCCATTGGGAAATTATCAACCAATCGTGAATAAAGCCCCAGGCACACCATGAAACAAGAAATACGCCCCCGCTTATGCTCCTCCGGGACCACGCCGAACGCATTTACGCCGAGCCCGATGCCTGCAGTCGCATCGTCGCCCGCAAGCTGTCATTGCCAGCGGAGCGAAGCAATCTGGCCAACTGGCAACCCCACGTTGGTGCGGATTTGTAATCCGTGCCATAGCCGCAGGGCTAAAAAGTAAAGCAATGAGCCGAAAATACAAATTCAGCAATGGCGGCAAATCTGCGCCAACGGGGGCAGGCTCCTTCAAATTCACTCTGGCAAAGATAAATTTTGTATTTTTGTACATACTTGGAATAATAAGTTGAAATATCATGGAAAATAATTTATTGAAAAGAATAACCATCAACCCGGAAATATGCCATGGAAAACCCACCATCCGGAATACCAGGCATTTGGTAGAAGGGATTTTGGAATATTTGGCAGGAGGTGACTCTACTGACGATATTTTGAACGAATTTACTGAACTGGAAAAAGAAGATATCCTTGCTTGTCTTGCATTTGCTGCAAAATCGATCCATTTTAAGGATATTGAATTCCCTGCAGCATGAAGCTATTAATTGATGCTCATTTACCGGATTCAATTTGTGAGTGTTTCAAAGGTTGTGACTGTATTCATACAAAACAACCTGAAAAAGGAAATCTTACAAAAGATTCGTTTATTAATAAGCTTTCCATCAAAGAAAAAAGAATAGTTATAACAAAAGACACCGATTTTTATTATTCATACATTGCCAGCCGGGAACCTTATAAATTGGTTTTGGTTAAGTTCGGTAATATGAGATTGTCGGATTTGAAAAATTATTTTCAAAAGAACGGCAACAAAATTATAGCAATAATGGAAAACCACTCCTTTGTGATACTCGAAAAAACCAGGATAAGGATTATGGATTAGATTGATTCAGGAAAATAATCAAATTACAATGACACAACTGGCAAAAAAAACTCTCCGTAACAAAGATGACCATTGTCTGGGTGTAGTTTGCAACTACACCCGAATATCTCTGGCTGGGCAGATGTATTTAGTCGTCAGCTATACAAGGACATCATACTGGAAAGCTTTGAGTATAGCAGAAAAAACAAAGGCCTTGAGTTGTTTGCTTACGTGATAATGACAAATCATGTTCATGCGATCATGAGAAGTAAAAAAGGGGAGCTGTCGGGTTTAGTAAGGGATATAAAGAAATTCACGTCAAAGCAAATATTAAATGAAATAAAAATAAATCCAAAGGAAAGCCGGAAAGAATGGCTGGAAATGATTTTTCGTTATCATGCAAAATATAATAAGCGATCCGGTGAAGAACAGTTTTGGACACATGAGAACCATGCCGTAGAATTAAGCACTAACAGTTTAATCGAAACGCGGCTGAATTACATACATGAAAATCCTGTCAGGGCAGGTATTGTTGCAGAAGCTGAAGATTATTTATACAGCAGTGCAAGAAATTATGCTGAAATGGAATCGTTAATTGAAATTGATTTAATATGAGGGCGTAGTTGCAAACTACGCCCAGGGTGGGGTTGCAAACTACGCCCAGGGTGGGGTAATCAATTCCTTTAATGAATCCCATCTGCCGGCACCGGAGTTTAAGAATATTTCTGACGGATTTATGGTAACCGTATATTCCGGTTCACCGAATAAGTTGGGTGATAAGTTGGGTGATAATCAAAAACGGTTATTAAAAGCGATTATGGATAATCCGGAAATTAGTTTGTCTCAACTTAGCAAAGAAATAGGAATCAGCCAGACTGCCATTGAAAACAACATGAATAAGTTAAAAAAATCTGGAATCATCCAACGCGTTGGCCCCCCTAAAGGCGGCCATTGGGAAATTATCAACCAATCGTGAATAAAGCCCCAGGCACACCATGAAACAAGAAATACGCCCCCGCTTATGCTCCTCCGGGACCACGCCGAACGCATTTACGCCGATCCCGATACCTGCAGTCGCATCGTCGCCCGCAAGCTGTCATTGCGAGCGGAGCGAAGCAATCTGACGCTCCAACAGCCCCCCACTCTCAGGAGCCTGGCCGGCAACAAACAAATACGTCAAACACCATGCACCAAACCCATAAAGACAACCACTGGCCGGGTCCTCCCCCGTTTGGGGTTCCGGGACTTCGGAATAGGGGGGGCAATAAACAAAATAGAAATACGCCCCCGCTTATGTTCCTTCAGGACCACGCCGAAATCCACTTCTACGACCCCAAGGTGACAGAAGAAAGAATTTTTGCCGATTTAGAGTACCTGCAAGCACACCGTCGCCCGCAAGCTGTCATGGCAAGCGGAGCGAAGCAATCTGACGCTCCAACAGCCCTCCGTTCCGATGAGATTCGGCAACTGGTCCATGTTCACAAAACACCTTACGCTGCCATGGAGAACGCCCATGCCGTCGCGATCTTAACTGAATGGGACGAATTCCGCTCCTACGACTGGCGCAACATCTACGAAGCCATGCGAAAACCGGCTTTTGTCTTCGATGGAAGGAATATCCTGGACCGCGAAGAATTGAAAAGGATTGGATTTGAGTTAAAAGGAATTGGGAAAGGATAAAAATCAAAACGTCCAAACAATACACTATTCACTTATTAATTACGAGTAATCAACTCAATCATCAACAATATTATCATGAACAACACTCAACAAATTCTGGAAAAGATTCATTCAAATAAGGAAATTATTGGAGTCGTCGGACTCGGCTATGTTGGATTACCCCTGGCGGTTAATTTTGCAGAAGCAGGTATAAAAGTCATCGGCTTCGACAAGAACCAGGAAAAAGTGGATAAAATCAACAGTGGAAGCAACTATATCAAAGACATTCGCGATGCAGTACTAAGAGAAGTCGTTGATAAAGTTACCCTTTCGGCGACAACAGATTTCACCCGGATGGCAGAATGTGATGCACTGATTATTGCTGTTCCTACACCGCTCGATCGGTTCAAAAAACCCGATATGAGCTACATCGAAAGTGCGTGTACCGAAATTGGTCGATATATGAAGTCCGGCACATTTATCAGCCTCGAGAGCACCACCTACCCCACTACCACAGAAGATTTTATGCTCCCCATCATTGAAAACGAAAGTGGAATGAAACACGGAGAAGACTTTTGGCTGGCGTATAGTCCCGAAAGAGTCGATCCGGGAAACAAAAGCTTCCATACCCGAAACACCCCCAAAGTACTGGGAGCGATGACATCTGATGG
Encoded proteins:
- a CDS encoding DUF5615 family PIN-like protein; the encoded protein is MKLLIDAHLPDSICECFKGCDCIHTKQPEKGNLTKDSFINKLSIKEKRIVITKDTDFYYSYIASREPYKLVLVKFGNMRLSDLKNYFQKNGNKIIAIMENHSFVILEKTRIRIMD
- a CDS encoding transposase, with product MQLHPNISGWADVFSRQLYKDIILESFEYSRKNKGLELFAYVIMTNHVHAIMRSKKGELSGLVRDIKKFTSKQILNEIKINPKESRKEWLEMIFRYHAKYNKRSGEEQFWTHENHAVELSTNSLIETRLNYIHENPVRAGIVAEAEDYLYSSARNYAEMESLIEIDLI
- a CDS encoding winged helix-turn-helix domain-containing protein, coding for MVTVYSGSPNKLGDKLGDNQKRLLKAIMDNPEISLSQLSKEIGISQTAIENNMNKLKKSGIIQRVGPPKGGHWEIINQS
- a CDS encoding UDP binding domain-containing protein; this translates as MFLQDHAEIHFYDPKVTEERIFADLEYLQAHRRPQAVMASGAKQSDAPTALRSDEIRQLVHVHKTPYAAMENAHAVAILTEWDEFRSYDWRNIYEAMRKPAFVFDGRNILDREELKRIGFELKGIGKG